The Candidatus Binatia bacterium DNA segment GACCGCGTCCGGGCGCGTTTAGAGCAGCTGCGCGCCGAGCATGCTGACTGGCGCGACAGAGGCGACATTCGTGTCCAGCCACCACGAGTTCAAGAACGCCGCCGTCCACAGGGCGCGGGGGCTGACACGGCACCCGATTCTGATTCCGGTGAGGCATCCGACACCTCCTTCGACGAGGATGTGGATGACCTTCCGGCGATGACAAAGATCGCCCTGGAAGATCCCGACCCTGACCGCCGTATGACCGCGATAACCCTGTTGGGCACATCCGAAAATCCTGAAGCCATTCCCGTGCTCGCAAAGGCTCTCTCTGACCAGGACGAAGAGGTGCGGATGGCCGCCCTGCAGGCGCTCTCCGATTTCACCGACGAACCGCCGGTCGAGGCAATCCAGAGCGCCCTCAGCGATCCTGCGGCGGACATCCGGTTCGAGGCACTCACCATCCTGGCGGATGTGGGCAGCGAACCAGCTCGGATTGCTATCGAAAAGGCCCTCAACGACACAGACCCGGATGTCCGCAATTTGGCCGAAGGAATCCTGGATCTCGAGAGTCTCTACGAGCCCGATCCCGCGGCAACCGCGGGGCCGG contains these protein-coding regions:
- a CDS encoding HEAT repeat domain-containing protein; the protein is MTLFLFVRSEPQRSETPATHEPTKPNDRVRARLEQLRAEHADWRDRGDIRVQPPRVQERRRPQGAGADTAPDSDSGEASDTSFDEDVDDLPAMTKIALEDPDPDRRMTAITLLGTSENPEAIPVLAKALSDQDEEVRMAALQALSDFTDEPPVEAIQSALSDPAADIRFEALTILADVGSEPARIAIEKALNDTDPDVRNLAEGILDLESLYEPDPAATAGPGQPQQPAEQPASGGRP